The Candidatus Minimicrobia sp. QA0096 DNA segment TTGGCAGGAAGCGTTTGATGAATTGTTGAAGTCGACGCACGAGTTTTTGGAGGCGTTGGGATTAGACCCTAAGAATATTCACGAGCTGGATGTTCCGGCTGAAGACAGGGCGCATTACAGTAAGAAGACGATCGACATTGAATACGATTTTCCAATTGGCAAGGAAGAGCTGATGGGAATTGCGTATCGGACTGATTTTGACTTGATGAATATTCAGCGCGTCAGCGGGAAAAGTATGGAATATACAATCAAGGGGACGAATGAAAAGTTTGTGCCGCACGTGATTGAGCCGAGTTTTGGCGTCGAGCGGGCGCTGATGGCGGTCTTGTCGAGTGCGTATCGCGAGGACGAGCAGAACGGCAGTAAGCGTGTTTATTTGGCACTTCCAGAGCATTTGGCGCCGGTTAAATTTGCCGTTTCACCGCTACTTAAGAATAAGCCAGAATTGGTGAAGAAGGCGCGTGAAATCTACACTAACCTATCTAAGAAAAATCCTGGACGCGTTATGTGGGATGACAATGGAAACATCGGTAAGCGTTATCGCCGTCAGGATGAAATTGGTACGCCACACTGCGTAGTTGTCGATTTTCAGACGCTGGAAGATGACACCGTTACTGTTCGTGAGCGGGATACGACGGAGCAGAGGCGAGTGAAGGTTGAGGAGTTGTAGATATTGGACGTGAAAAAAGCAAATTGGTTTTGAGGAGATAAAAGATTGACAAAAAGTAGACCTGAGTTTGATAAAATCACATCGTTTGATGAGTTTAATCAATACTATTGGTATCGTGAAGAACTTTCACAGATATGCAGGTCGCTAGCATTAGAACATAGAGGTACAAAACAAGAACTTAATTATATTATTGAGCAGTACTTTAAGGGTAATTTAATTAAAAAATCATCAATAAAAAACGAAACAAAGCAAGTTGAAAATATTACTCTATATATGCCATTACTTGAATGTGGGTTTTCCTTTAATACAAAATTTAGAGAATATTTCTCTGCCGTAACAGGTATTGCACCTTTTAAATTTACTGCTGATATGGCTACTGCTTGGAGAAAAGTAAAAAGTGAAAATGATTTGAGTTTTACGATTCAAGATATGCTGAAAGTTTATTATGGAAAATCGGATTATGCTAAATATGATAATTCGGTTTGTCAATGGAATCAATTTTTAAAGGATTTCTGTGCAGACGAAAATAGTCGCAACTATTCGAATAAGTTAAAAGTAGCTGCTATTCTTTGGAAAGAAGTTAGAGATTCAAGAAATGAAAAAATTTATTCAAAGAATCTTTTGACTGAATATGCAGGAAAAATAAAAGAGTATCACAATTAGGTAATTTAGGTAATTCCTAACTTATTAACACCCAATGAGTAGTTAGTAAATGGATATTGGAAAGAGATATTGGAAAGACAGGGTATACTGTAGGTGAAATGGTATTAGCTATCTAGCGCTCGGGTGTAGTATAATGACTTTCATGACAAAAATCACCAACGGACGTATCATTACACAGAATTTAGATGGAACGGACCATCTGGATTGTCTGTATCGCATTTCCATAAAGGCTCTGATTTATAATGATGCTGGGCAAATTTTGGTTGTTAAAGAGGATGGGCGGCAGCTTTGGGATCTTCCTGGTGGCGGAATGGATTATGGTGAAACTTTTGAGTCGGCTTTGAAGCGGGAATTGTATGAGGAGGTTGGCTATAAGGGTAATCTTCGCTATCAGCTTTTTGATGCGTCGGACGAGATTTATGTTGAGCGAATTGATGCTAACCAAATTTGTTTTTCTTGTCGTGTGTGGACGGAAAACTTTGATTTTTCAGCGGGTGTTGATGCGGACGAAGTGATGTTTATGGATCCTGAAGAGTTGCGACTCCAAGAGAGCGAGTCGGGTGCACCGCTTCGATATAAAGTGCATTTGAAGTGGCAGAAATTGTGTGGCGCAAATAGTTTGCCGACAGAATAGTATTGACTTTTTCCATAAAATAGTATAGAATATCAGGCATGGAAAAAAGTACAGGCGGCGTATCTTTTGGTATTAGATTTATTGACTCTGGTGATGGCTCGGAGAAGTATTCCTCTGTCGAAAGTCGGCGCTTGATTGGAATCTATGATGGCGATTGGTCTTTGGAAGAAGATGGGACGGTGAATGCGTCCATGGTGTTTGCCAGAAGAGTGGGTGATATTCGTAGTCATGATAATTTAATAGAGAAGGTCCGCGGAATCGGTGAGAATATGGCGCGAGTGTCTATTTCAGAGTGTCTGGCGGTTGAAGATGAGGTGAAGGTAAGTGGTTGGCTATTAGCTGATCCTATGTCGCATAGTGGAATTTCTTTCTTGCGCAAAGTAATACCAACCGAGCTTGTTGTTCCTGATTCCATTGAAAATAACCCTGACGACGATCAGAAGCTAGAGATCGTCAGACTTGCCTTGCGTGTTGGAGCTGTGGCTTTGCATTGTGCAGGATTGTCATTAGAAGAGCTTAAGGAATCGCCTACTGAGAGTTTCTATCCGGATAAAGTGGATGAGCTTGTTTCTCGTTTCCATGGCAATGTGGATTTTGGTAGCAAGTGGAGAGAGTATAAGAAAATGGCTAAGGATTTAACGTATGAAGAAGGCTGATAATTACGGCGCCAGAGTTAAAATCGAGAATATTATGGAGGGTGAAGTCGACGAGGATTTGTTATTTGCTTTATTGACTAGATTAGTTGTTAAGGACGAGGTTCTCGATATGGATGTAATGTTGGCTAGTCGCTGTCGTGAGTATTCGGGACATATCATGTTAGCAGAGAAGCGCCTTCCTGGTCGGTCTACGTTCATACAATCGCCATTTCAGTTTCCGTATGGTAAAACTGAGCTGCGAAGCTGGCGGGATGGGCGGGGTGTACATTCTGTTGGAGGGATAAGAGGAGGATTCAGGAAGAATGCTTATTTTTCTTCAGATAATGCGGAATATCTCATAAAGCGAGTGGCTGCCGTGGCTGTTGGGCTTTGCTTGGAAACGCCTTTACAAGAGATGGATTCTGTCAAGGAATTTTCAGCCGAGGAGCTGGCAGAAGCGTGGCCGAGGCTTAGATACGGAATTTACATTTAATATCGCCATTGCTATAATAACCATATGCATATTATTCTTGGTGGGACGAGTGGGCTTGGATTAGAAATGGCGAAGCAACTGCGAGAACGTGGCGAGCGTGTGCTGGTTCTGGGCAAGACTCATAATCCGCAGAAACACGGAGAAGGTTTTCCACTGGATGTGTATTATTCAGATCAAGTGGAGGCGGCGTCGGCGCGAATTGAGCAGATTTTAAACGGCGATGATATTGATCAATTTGTGTGGGCGGCTGGATATGGCTGGCGCGGCAATTTTGAAGATCAGCCGAGTGTTCGCAGTATGGCGGAAGTTAATTTTTCAGGCGCGTTGCCGCTGGTCCAATGGGCTTGGCGTAAGATGTCAACGCAGAATCGTAAGTCTGTACTGACGATTATTGGGTCGACAAGTAGCGTTAAAGCGCGCTCGGATGAAGCTGTGTACGTTGCCACGAAGCACGCTCAAGCGGGTTTGGCGCGAAGTTTGGGGATGCAGGCAGATGAGCAAAAACTTCCAGTTAGAGTTGCACTATTTCTGCCCGGCGCTATGAAAACTCCGTTTTGGAATGGGCGCGATCTTCCAGCTGACTATATGTTTTTTAATGATCCAGCAAAAATTGCTACTCATATTATCAATGCGATTGATTGTCAGCAGCAGCCCTTTTTGGAATGGGCGTTGCCAAAAGGTACGTTGGTTTAGGCTTTCCAAGGTGCTATAATTCAAGCATGACAGATAGTTCGAATAATGATCATTTTGGGGTAAAAGTTGTAGTTATTGGTGGCGGAACGGGAAGTTTCACGCTGCTTTCTGGATTGAAAAAATATACACACAGCATTACAGCGTTGGTCAATATGGTCGACGATGGCGGCTCAACTGGCGTGTTGCGCGATGAATTGGGCGTGTTGCCGGCGGGCGACGTCAGGCAATGTCTGGTGGCGCTAAGTACTTCGCCGAAAGTTCGCGATTTGTTCAATTACCGGTTCGGCGAGGGCAGTATGAAAGGTCACGCGTTTGGCAATTTGTTTATGGCAGCACTGGAAAAGATGACAGGAAGTTTTGCTGATGCGGTGGAATTGGCTAGCGAAGTTTTGGGTGTCAATGGCCGAGTTTATCCGATTACTCTGGACGATACAACGATGTCGATTAAGCTGAAAGACGGCACGGTTGTTGATGGTCAACACGCGGCTGAGTCGCTAAAGATTCCGCGCGGCGAGCGTCCGTGGCTAGAGCTTAAACCGCCAGCTACGATTAACCCGCGAGCCCGTCAAGCGATTTTGGATGCCGATTTGGTGGTGATTGCGCCGGGGCTTTTATATGGTAGTTTGGCGCCAGCGTTGTTGGTTCGAGGCGTTACTCGGGCGCTTGCTGAAACGAAGGCGAAGAAAGTCTATGTTTGCAATTTGGTTACCAAGCCGACGCAGACTGATGGATTTACCGTGGCGGATTTTGCGGATGAAATTGAGCGATTTTCAGGGGTGAATATGGATTATGTGCTTTACAATAATCATCGCCCGCCAGAGGAATTGATAAAGAAATATGCTCACGACGGCGAATATTTGGTCGAGTGGGATAAGGAATTGCTGAAGAAAAAGCATTATTATGCGTCGGGCAAGCGTTTGATTGCTGATGACGTGTGGGTCAATACGAACTCCAACAGCGATCCGTTAGCGGCTCAGCGCAGCTTGATTCGTCACGATGCCGACAGAGTAGCGCGCGAATTGATGCGGATTTATTTTGCGTAGATAACCGCTATCGTCTAGCTATTGCAAAAATTTATAGTTTGTGATATAATTTACAAGCTATATTATGGAAAGTAAAGAATTATTAGACAATAACACCAATCTTCAAAATCAAGGCGAAGTTGATTTTTCTCTTGAAAGGAGAGAATTGGCCATGGGATTGGTGGAGACATTTAGCGGAGATCACTTAACTCCGTCGCGTAAACTGGCTGCAGAGATTATTATCGGGATGCCGGAAGGTTTAAGTGATAGACGACGCATTGATTATATTACAAGGTCGCTAGATGGCGTATCTGAAGAGATTAACAAGGATACTGTTATAGGTATAGTTGAGGACTATAAGGTCTTACAAGAGGCTTTTTCGTCGTACATGGAAGATATTGATGAGGGCTCGCTAGCAGGAAAAGCGCTAAAGCTTAAGGACAATCAAACAATTCCTGACGATTTAGACATGGATGGTGATGATTATGGTAAGAGCCCGTGGGCTGAAAATCCGTCAATTCCAGCACCGCATCTTGATAACTTGATAAAGGTATTCTCAACAAAAGGCGAAGGAGCTGAAGGTGTAGGTCTAGAGACTGCGATGATTGCTGGAGCTATAACCTTATCTAACTTAAAAATCGCCCCTTATCATAGCGCGTTCGCGTATAAATGTGCAGTGTTTGCTGAAAATTTCTTAATTCCAGTATGTAGTATTATTGGGCTAGACAACTTGGAATCTGAGCTAAAAGATGAAATTGGTGTTATGACGGGGCGTAATATTGGCGATGCTTTATATCGCAAAGATGCCTTGAGCAGTGATATCGATTCGATCATGAATGAGGTGGACAGGGTTGTGTCGTTGCATTTTGGTAGCAGGTATTCGACTGATCCTACACGATTTGATTTTGCTATGGGTAACTTTAATGGTGTGTTCTCTGAGCTGCTAGGGGAGTCAGATCTGAAACCTGCCGTAAATACCAATTCCTCGCATAGTACATTTTTTGGATCTGGTACTGTAAAAACCCCGAATGGGGCAGAATTGGAAGTAAGGGCTCGAGGTAAGGGCCGCGGCTCGTATTGTAAAAAATTACTACAGACTATAGGTTATTATGATAAACGTTCTCAGCCTCTGAAAGATTCGGGAGAATTCCATCCGATCGACTTATATGGTATGACGGTAATTTGTCAAGACAACGAGCAGCTAGCCGATGCCTATGCTGGTGCCGTGATTAAGGCTATTAACGGCGGTAAGATTACTCCATATCCAGCTCCAGGACGGAAAAGCGAATGTTTTGTTGTTAAGGGTTCTTCGGATTTTCAGGAGAAGATCCGCCAGAAAATTATCGATAAGATACCAGGCGTTGACATGAAAATGTTCAGTTTTAAGGATAGTAGTAGCGGATTTACAGATGCGAAGATTACGGGATTCTATGCAACTGACGATGGAAGAATTCCGTATGCTCCGTTTGAGATGCAATTTTCTACGCCAGATGCTCGTCTGGTGGCTCGTACTGGTAAAAAGGCGGCACACTTTTTCTTTAAGCTGCAGAAAATTTACGGTGATTTGGTCAATATGAGTGATGAAACAGCAGAGAAGATAACTGATATTTGGCAGCGTAAGCAAGACTTCTTTACAAACTGTGCTGATGGAGAGAAGGAATCTCATTTAACAAAACAAAGTCGTGAGCGCGTTCGTAAATTTAAGAGAATGAACAGCACGTATCGCAAGATAGCCAGGCGAGCTATGATTAGTGTATAATCATATTAATGACAACTTACTATACTGACGGCTCTGCTTCGCCGAATCCCGGTCCAGGTGGGTTTGCAGTTATTCGTGATCTTCAACCTTATATTTTGGGGTCGGAAGATGGCGATACTACTAATATTCGCATGGAGGGCAAAGCTCTAATTGCAGCATTGAAAGATGCTAATGGTGCGCCGTGCGTGATTTATTCTGATAGTGAATTTTGGATTAATGTGGTTACCAAGTGGGCGCCGGGCTGGGAAAAGCGCGGTTGGACGAAGAAGGGTGGCGAGATTAAAAATCTGGACATCGTGCGTGAACTGTACGAACTATATTCGAATTCTCAGGCGGATTTGCGTTGGGTGCGTGGTCATGAAGGCGATGAAGGGAATGAGCTGGCGGACGAATGGGCTAATCGAGCGCGTGAAGGTGAAAGATTGACAAAATAACAGCTAGCGACATCTGATAAAAATTGCTATACTAGAAAAATGGAAGAAGTGAGGGAAACGACTGATATTTTTTTGTGGGCAAATCAAAACGACGCAAAGAAGAATGATTTACAGATAGAGCTGTTCTTATTTAGCAAAAATTACACGCCGTATTTTATGCCGATAAAAGGAGATGTTGAGCAGCAACTCAGACCGCTGTTCTTGTTTGATTATATCAATCAGGTCAATTTGGGTGCGGGTACTGGATTGAGCGTTCGCGATTATGAATTGAGCGAATCGGAAGATAATGTTCTGTTGCGGACTGACTTGGAAAAGGTTGGGCGAGCTGAAACGCTGATTCATTTGATTGAACATGAGCGTCATGACATCGTGGAGTTTTCGGAGACTGAGCACGAATTCAAGCGTATGAAGGGAATTGTGGCGCGATTTACCGATCCGAACAACCCTGACACGACATTCTACACGGTTAAGTTGATTCAGCAAGGTCAGACGCTAAAGAGTGCGTTGGCTTGGGAATTTTCTGATGGCAAATTTGGTTCATTTAATGCGGAAGTTGGTTTTAAGGTTCCAGATGATAATCAAGTTTTGATTGTTGGTAAAGATATTTTTGCGTTTAATCCTGGAAAATTTGAGCGAATGTTTGGCTATGAGTATAAAAAGCAGGTGATTGCTGATAAAAAAGTAGCGGAAATTGAGAAGGAATATAAGCTAAGTTTTCCGGAGGGAATGGATCTTAACGCGTTGGTGAAGGAGCGCAAAAAGACGATTAATAAATTGCAGAAATTGGAAATCGGCGCGGTTAAGCAGGAAGATGTTTTGGATTATGCTGATGAGATGCAATTGGAATTGATGAGCGATGATAATGGCGCGATTATTATCATGGACGGCAATGATTTGGATATGTTCGTAAATCTCATTAACGAGGATTATATCGAGAGTAAAATCACGGGCAAGCGTTACGAAATTAAGTCGAAGAAGCTGCTCGGTGAGCCAGAGGGCGAACCGCCACGAGGCTAAAATGGATCAAGAATTAGCGTTGGCTATTCTGCTGAGCGGTCGGTCGGCGTTGCTGACTGGTGCGGCTGGAACGGGCAAAACTTACCTGTTGAATACTTTTATTGCGCAGGCGCGAAAACGGGGTAAAAAGGTGTCGGTAACAGCGACAACTGGTCTGGCGGCGACACATCTTGGTGGCAATACGATTCACAGCTGGAGTGGCATTGGTGTGAATGATCGTTTGCCGAACAATTTTTTTGAACGATTGTCAAAAACGCGGCGTGATGTGATTTCTAAAACCGACGTGTTGATCATTGACGAGATTTCAATGCTTCACGATTTTCGGCTGGATATGATTGATAAGGTTTTAAGAACCGTCAGGGAAAATGATCAGCCGTTTGGCGGTATTCAGTTGGTGATGAGTGGCGATTTTTTCCAATTGCCGCCAGTGAATCGTCCGAACGAGCAGGGCGGCGGATTTGTGGTTTATTCTGATGCTTGGCAAGAACTTCAGCCGGCGGTTTTATATTTGGAGCGACAATATCGTCAGAATGATGAACAGCTTTTGGAGATTTTAACAGCCTTAAGGACTGGCGATGTTAGGCGACGCCACGTCGAAGCGTTGCTAGCACGCACGGAAATTGAGCCGCCAGATGAAGATATTACGGAGTTGCATACCGTAAACGTCGACGTTGATGATATCAATATTCAAAAATTGGCGGAATTGCCAGGAGAAGAGCGTTCGTATCAGCAGACGACGACAGGCTCGAAAATTTATGTAGAGAATCTGCAAAGGTCAGTTTTGGCTCCAGAAAATCTGGTAATTAAGCTGGGTGCGTTGGTGATGGCGGTTAAAAATTCGCCGCAAAAATTATATGCCAATGGTAGTATTGGAACGGTCGTGGATTTCGAGCCGTTGACGGAATATCCTGTTGTTGAGTTTCGAGATGGTCGTCGAGTGACGATGGTACCGGATGTTTGGGAATTGCGGGACGGAGAGCGTAAACGAGCGAGTATTTCTCAGGTTCCGCTGCGTTTGGCGTGGGCGATAACGGTTCACAAAAGTCAGGGAATGACGCTTGATGCGGCTAAGATTGACCTGAGAAAGGCGTTTGTTGAAGGTATGGGTTATGTAGCTTTGAGTCGCGTGCGAGATCTGGACAATTTATATCTATACGGAATTAACCGTAGGGCGCTGGAAGTTTCTCCTGAC contains these protein-coding regions:
- a CDS encoding NUDIX hydrolase — translated: MTKITNGRIITQNLDGTDHLDCLYRISIKALIYNDAGQILVVKEDGRQLWDLPGGGMDYGETFESALKRELYEEVGYKGNLRYQLFDASDEIYVERIDANQICFSCRVWTENFDFSAGVDADEVMFMDPEELRLQESESGAPLRYKVHLKWQKLCGANSLPTE
- a CDS encoding gluconeogenesis factor YvcK family protein, which produces MTDSSNNDHFGVKVVVIGGGTGSFTLLSGLKKYTHSITALVNMVDDGGSTGVLRDELGVLPAGDVRQCLVALSTSPKVRDLFNYRFGEGSMKGHAFGNLFMAALEKMTGSFADAVELASEVLGVNGRVYPITLDDTTMSIKLKDGTVVDGQHAAESLKIPRGERPWLELKPPATINPRARQAILDADLVVIAPGLLYGSLAPALLVRGVTRALAETKAKKVYVCNLVTKPTQTDGFTVADFADEIERFSGVNMDYVLYNNHRPPEELIKKYAHDGEYLVEWDKELLKKKHYYASGKRLIADDVWVNTNSNSDPLAAQRSLIRHDADRVARELMRIYFA
- a CDS encoding ribonuclease H family protein; translated protein: MTTYYTDGSASPNPGPGGFAVIRDLQPYILGSEDGDTTNIRMEGKALIAALKDANGAPCVIYSDSEFWINVVTKWAPGWEKRGWTKKGGEIKNLDIVRELYELYSNSQADLRWVRGHEGDEGNELADEWANRAREGERLTK
- a CDS encoding Kiwa anti-phage protein KwaB-like domain-containing protein, which produces MEEVRETTDIFLWANQNDAKKNDLQIELFLFSKNYTPYFMPIKGDVEQQLRPLFLFDYINQVNLGAGTGLSVRDYELSESEDNVLLRTDLEKVGRAETLIHLIEHERHDIVEFSETEHEFKRMKGIVARFTDPNNPDTTFYTVKLIQQGQTLKSALAWEFSDGKFGSFNAEVGFKVPDDNQVLIVGKDIFAFNPGKFERMFGYEYKKQVIADKKVAEIEKEYKLSFPEGMDLNALVKERKKTINKLQKLEIGAVKQEDVLDYADEMQLELMSDDNGAIIIMDGNDLDMFVNLINEDYIESKITGKRYEIKSKKLLGEPEGEPPRG
- a CDS encoding SAP domain-containing protein; translation: MTKSRPEFDKITSFDEFNQYYWYREELSQICRSLALEHRGTKQELNYIIEQYFKGNLIKKSSIKNETKQVENITLYMPLLECGFSFNTKFREYFSAVTGIAPFKFTADMATAWRKVKSENDLSFTIQDMLKVYYGKSDYAKYDNSVCQWNQFLKDFCADENSRNYSNKLKVAAILWKEVRDSRNEKIYSKNLLTEYAGKIKEYHN
- a CDS encoding ATP-dependent DNA helicase, with amino-acid sequence MDQELALAILLSGRSALLTGAAGTGKTYLLNTFIAQARKRGKKVSVTATTGLAATHLGGNTIHSWSGIGVNDRLPNNFFERLSKTRRDVISKTDVLIIDEISMLHDFRLDMIDKVLRTVRENDQPFGGIQLVMSGDFFQLPPVNRPNEQGGGFVVYSDAWQELQPAVLYLERQYRQNDEQLLEILTALRTGDVRRRHVEALLARTEIEPPDEDITELHTVNVDVDDINIQKLAELPGEERSYQQTTTGSKIYVENLQRSVLAPENLVIKLGALVMAVKNSPQKLYANGSIGTVVDFEPLTEYPVVEFRDGRRVTMVPDVWELRDGERKRASISQVPLRLAWAITVHKSQGMTLDAAKIDLRKAFVEGMGYVALSRVRDLDNLYLYGINRRALEVSPDALAIDEVLRQTSRESVERYRGVVFRSH
- a CDS encoding SDR family NAD(P)-dependent oxidoreductase; translated protein: MHIILGGTSGLGLEMAKQLRERGERVLVLGKTHNPQKHGEGFPLDVYYSDQVEAASARIEQILNGDDIDQFVWAAGYGWRGNFEDQPSVRSMAEVNFSGALPLVQWAWRKMSTQNRKSVLTIIGSTSSVKARSDEAVYVATKHAQAGLARSLGMQADEQKLPVRVALFLPGAMKTPFWNGRDLPADYMFFNDPAKIATHIINAIDCQQQPFLEWALPKGTLV